From Hydractinia symbiolongicarpus strain clone_291-10 chromosome 12, HSymV2.1, whole genome shotgun sequence, one genomic window encodes:
- the LOC130621155 gene encoding phosphatidylcholine transfer protein-like isoform X1, translated as MFQDEEFSGALAELDKPRLDDYEFFVECLDVKIYRKFIEASGLYEYKVTGFLDCDTAICQEVYMDLEYRKIWDSYVKELYETNKDGVNVIYWNVNYPFPMSNRDYTYIRECRRIDQGDKPTWVILARSHKVDSIPDKPKVIRVNEYKQFLIIQKDEEKKTRAFMHYYDNPGGSIPTWLINWAAKKGVPAFLTDMKKACLGYSDYLAKNS; from the exons ATGTTTCAAGACGAAGAGTTTTCAGGGGCATTAGCTGAACTTGATAAACCACGACTGGATGATTACGAGTTTTTTGTGGAATGTTTGGATGTTAAAATATATCGGAAATTTATCGAG GCGTCTGGTTTGTATGAATATAAAGTAACTGGTTTCTTAGACTGTGATACTGCAATATGTCAAGAAGTATACATGGATCTGGAGTACAGAAAAATATGGGACTCCTACGTTAAAG AATTGTATGAAACGAATAAAGATGGTGTAAATGTTATATATTGGAATGTTAATTATCCCTTTCCAATGTCAAATCGGGAT TACACTTACATACGTGAATGTCGTAGGATTGATCAAGGCGATAAGCCAACATGGGTGATATTAGCTAGAAGCCATAAAGTAGACAGTATTCCTGATAAGCCCAAAGTTATTCGAGTTAATGAATATAAACAATTTCTTATTATACAGaaagatgaagaaaaaaagactaGAG CGTTTATGCATTATTACGACAATCCTGGAGGTTCCATACCGACATGGCTGATTAACTGGGCTGCAAAA aaaggAGTTCCGGCATTTCTGACTGATATGAAGAAAGCTTGTTTAGGGTATAGCGACTACTTGGCGAAGAATTCTTAA
- the LOC130621155 gene encoding phosphatidylcholine transfer protein-like isoform X2, giving the protein MFQDEEFSGALAELDKPRLDDYEFFVECLDVKIYRKFIEASGLYEYKVTGFLDCDTAICQEVYMDLEYRKIWDSYVKELYETNKDGVNVIYWNVNYPFPMSNRDYTYIRECRRIDQGDKPTWVILARSHKVDSIPDKPKVIRVNEYKQFLIIQKDEEKKTRAFMHYYDNPGGSIPTWLINWAAKYFIF; this is encoded by the exons ATGTTTCAAGACGAAGAGTTTTCAGGGGCATTAGCTGAACTTGATAAACCACGACTGGATGATTACGAGTTTTTTGTGGAATGTTTGGATGTTAAAATATATCGGAAATTTATCGAG GCGTCTGGTTTGTATGAATATAAAGTAACTGGTTTCTTAGACTGTGATACTGCAATATGTCAAGAAGTATACATGGATCTGGAGTACAGAAAAATATGGGACTCCTACGTTAAAG AATTGTATGAAACGAATAAAGATGGTGTAAATGTTATATATTGGAATGTTAATTATCCCTTTCCAATGTCAAATCGGGAT TACACTTACATACGTGAATGTCGTAGGATTGATCAAGGCGATAAGCCAACATGGGTGATATTAGCTAGAAGCCATAAAGTAGACAGTATTCCTGATAAGCCCAAAGTTATTCGAGTTAATGAATATAAACAATTTCTTATTATACAGaaagatgaagaaaaaaagactaGAG CGTTTATGCATTATTACGACAATCCTGGAGGTTCCATACCGACATGGCTGATTAACTGGGCTGCAAAA tattttatattttag